CTGCACGTCTGGATGGTGTGTAACCGCGGGAGTGCCCATCGTTCGCCCAGGACTTCCCTCACCGGCGATTGCTTCTATCATGTCAGTACCGGACTTGAAAACCTCATCTTTCCCGTTGCCATTGGCGTATTCAAGGATAGCCCGACGCCCCGCAACAATTTTTTCTTTATCGATTAAGCCCCGAACGAGGAGATACCCGTCCGCGGCTATCTGTTTCTGCAAACCCTCGGCTGAATCGAGTACAGCGTTGCAGTCCCGAAGCACACCGAGGTGTGGACCGGGAAAAGTAAGTTCATGGTCTCCCAAAAAAACGGTCTCTGCCATTATTTTCCTCCAAATTGTGCCATTAAGGCACAATTTATCTTTGCCTTACATTTAGGGACGGTTCAAGCCGTCGCGCCCCAAGTTCAAAAAGCGATTGATTTGCTGGGGTTTCAAAGGTAAAAACGGGTTTATCCCACGCCAATACCTGCTGCGCGAATTCCAAGGTTTTGCTCTCCTCTGCCGCATGCGCAATACAGATTTTGTCCGCAAGTGCCGCGACAAAAACGTTGCGTTGATTCGCCAATGTCGCTGTTGATCGCCGATGGTGCTCCCGGAAGATAGATAGGATTAATAGACGCCTTTCAGTTAGGGCATCTTTCCACGCTGGTTTTAGTCGTATGTTTTCGATACTCCGCGCCGGACATAAAAGTATTGGTTGTGCGCCCCGCAATAAGACACGTAGGCACTCCTGCTCAACTGGCGAGTGATACCCACCGATCGTCGGGATACCTATTTCCCTGAATTTCTGTGCCAAGTCATGTGCTTTCAGGATAATCTCCCCCGGGCATTTACTTGAACAGAAAAGTGCCCAGAGGTCTCCATTTAAGGTGGTGTTTTGCCAAGGTAACAGGTCGATATTCCCGCGTAC
The nucleotide sequence above comes from Candidatus Poribacteria bacterium. Encoded proteins:
- a CDS encoding DNA-processing protein DprA, which codes for MTQSIQRITQKDRSYPTGLKQYLKTETPETIWVRGNIDLLPWQNTTLNGDLWALFCSSKCPGEIILKAHDLAQKFREIGIPTIGGYHSPVEQECLRVLLRGAQPILLCPARSIENIRLKPAWKDALTERRLLILSIFREHHRRSTATLANQRNVFVAALADKICIAHAAEESKTLEFAQQVLAWDKPVFTFETPANQSLFELGARRLEPSLNVRQR